The Streptomyces fungicidicus nucleotide sequence CCGGGAGCCTCTCCGAGAGAACCGAGGGGCTTCCGGTCACGGGGTTCGGCCGCGGCGCGGCCCCGACTGATGATGCCGTGCAGCAGTGAGCGACGTTTCACGTGAAACACGATGCACAGCAGCCGGGGCGGTACTGCCGCGACACTCCGGCATGCATGGGTTTGGCAGCTTGTGTGGAGTACGTCCAACCCTCAGCGCCGTCGTCGCGCCCGTCCCGTGCGGGCGGCCTTGGCGCGCTTCGCGGCGAACCGCACACCGCCCGGGCTCTCCCCGACCTCGACCCGTACCACCGTGGACATCGGGTCCACCACGCCCTCGCCCACATGCACGATCGATGTCTCCACGGCGCCGAGCTTGCTCAACGCCGTCGCCGCGCTCTTCAGTTCCTCCTCGGCGGTGTCGCCCTTGAGGGCCAGCATCTCGCCGTAAGGACGCAGCAGGGGGATGCCCCAGGTGGCGAGGCGGTCCAGCGGAGCCACGGCGCGCGCGGTCACCACGTGCACCGGGGTCAGCTTGCCCATGACCTCCTCGGCCCGGCCGCGGACGACCGTCACATGATCCAGGCCGAGCAGCTCCACGACCTCGGTGAGGAAGTTGGTGCGCCGGAGCAGCGGCTCCAGCAGAGTGATCTTGAGGTCCTCCCGGACCAGCGCCAGGGGGATGCCCGGCAGACCGGCCCCCGATCCCACATCGCACACCGTCACGCCCTCGGGCACGACCTCCGAGAGCACCGCGCAGTTCAGCAGATGCCGCTCCCACAGGCGGGGCACCTCACGCGGGCCGATCAGGCCGCGCTGCACACCCGCCTCCGCGAGCAGCTCCGCGTACCGGACCGCGTCCTCGAAGCGATTGCCGAACACCTCGCGTGCCTGCTCGGGCGCGGGGGGAAGCTCCGCTGCCTCCGTCACGGGGGACCGTCCTTCCGTACCGTGCCGGCACGGGGCGCCGACACCAGAACCACAGAACTATCAGGCTGACAAAATTCGGCCCCGTCTGCGCACAGACGGGGCCGATGGAACGTAGTGGCCGATCAGGCGGGAAGCACGACGACGAAGCGCTGCGGCTCCTCGCCCTCGGACTCGCTGCGCAGGCCGGCCGCCTTGACCGCGTCGTGCACGACCTTGCGCTCGAACGGCGTCATCGGGTCCAGCTTCACGGCCTCGCCGCTGCTCTTGGCCTCGGCGGCGGCCTTGGCGCCCAGCTCGGACAGCTCGGACCGCTTCTTGGCGCGGTAGCCGTCGATGTCGAGCATGAGGCGGCTGCGGTCGCCGGTCTCCCGGTGCACGGCCAGCCGCGTGAGCTCCTGGAGGGCTTCCAGGACCTCACCGTCACGACCGACCAGCTTCTGCAGATCACGGGTGCCCGCGTCGCTGATGATCGAGACGGAGGCCCGGTCGGCCTCGACGTCCATGTCGATGTCACCGTCGAGGTCGGCGATGTCGAGCAGACCCTCCAGGTAGTCCGCGGCGATCTCGCCCTCCTGCTCGAGGCGGCTGAGGGTGTCTGTGCCCTCGCCAGCGGCGGCGGTGGTGCCTTCCGTCACGGGATGGACTCCTTCTTACTTCTTGGACGAGGACTTGGGCCGCTGCGGGCCCTTGCGCTGCCCGGACTGGGCCCTGCTGCGGGTGCTGCCGGCGGGCTTGGCGCCGCCCTTCTTGGCGGGGGCCGCGGGCTTGCCGTCGTCCTCGGGCTCGTCGTCGGACTTGGTCAGCGAGGTGGGTTCACCGGCTGCCTTGGCCGGACCGGTCTGGCGCTGGGACTTGGACTGCCGCTTGGGCTGCTGCCGCTTGGGAGCGGCCCCGGTGCCCGGCGTACCGTCATCGGACTGGGCGGCGGCGGTGCCCTCGCTCTTGATCACCATGCCGTCGGCCTGAGCCGCGAGCCCCGCCTTGTTCAGACCGTTGATGAACTTCCGCTCGTACTCGTTGCGATCCCGGCCCTTGGCGACGATGGCCTTGACGATGGCCCGCTCACGACGGTTGCGGGTCTTGCCCTGGTGGGTGACGTGCTTGGTGAGGCGCTCCAGGTAGGCGGCCTGGGCCTTGGAACCCGGCGTGGGGTTGTTGTGGATGACGTACATCTGCTGGCCCATGGTCCACACGTTGGTGGTCAGCCAGTAGACGAGGACACCGACCGGGAAGTTGATGCCGAAGACGGCGAAGATGACGGGGAAGACGTACATCAGCATCTTCTGCTGCTGCATGAACGGCGTCTTCACCGTGGTGTCGACGTTCTTCGTCATCAGCTGGCGCTGCGTGTAGAACTGCGACAGCGACATCAGCACGATCATGATGGCCGTGACGACGCGGACGTCGGTCAGCGAGGAGTTGAGCGCCTCGACCTTGGCCGAGCTGTCCGTGAACTTCGCCGCGAGCGGGGCGCCGAAGATGTGCGCCTTCTGGGCGCTCTCCAGCAGCCGGGTGTTGATCACGCCGATGGTGTCGTTCGACGCGATGCTGTTGAGCACGTGGTACAGGGCGAAGAAGAACGGCGACTGGGCCAGGATGGGAAGACACGAGGAGAGCGGGTTGGTGCCCGTCTCCTTGTAGAGCTTCATCATCTCTTCGGACTGGCGCTGCTTGTCGTTCTTGTAGCGCTCCTGGATCTTCTTCATCTCCGGCTGGAGAGTCTGCATCGCGCGCGTGGCCTTGATCTGCTTCACGAAGAGCGGGATCAGGCAGATGCGGATCAGGATCACCAGGGACACGATGGACAGGCCCCAGGCCCATCCGGTGTCAGGGCCGAAGACGGCGCCGTACACGCTGTGGAACTGGACGATGACCCAGGAGACAGGGGTTGTGATGAAGCTGAAGAGGCTGGCAATCGTGTCCACTAATCATGCTCCTTGGGCATGGGACGGGGTCTCTGCGGCCGGGCTCGGGGGACTTGTCTGACCTGTGGGAGAGGTCTGTCCCTCGGTGGCCGGTTCGGCGGCGGAGGTCCCGCCCCTGCGTGCACGCCAGGCGTTACGCAGCATTTCGTGCCACCGCGGACGCTTGCGCGGCGGAACATGGTCCACACCGCCCAGCGACCACGGATTGCACCGCAGGATGCGCCAGGCCGTGAGTGCTGTGCCCTTGATGGCACCGTGCCGGTCGATGGCCGTGTACCCGTAGTGGGAGCACGACGGGTAGTACTTGCACACCGGCCCCAGCAGCGGACTGATCGTCCACTGGTAGATCTTGATCAGGGCAAGCAGTGGGTACTTCATCGCGCGCCCCCTCCCAGCAGCCGCCGCAGGGCGGCGTCCAGGTCTCGGGCCAGCTGTGCATGGTCGGCGTCACCCGCACCGGGCAGCGCTCGTACGACTACCAGGCTACCGGGGGGCAGCCGGTCGACTCGCTGGCGCATCAGATGGCGAAGCCTGCGCTTCACCTTGTTGCGCACCACCGCACCACCCACGGCCTTGCTCACGACGAAACCCGCACGCGACGGGGGAGCGCTCTCCCCAGGCGCATGCGGGTCCGTGGCACCGCTACGAAGGTGGACGACGAGATGCCGGTTCCCAGCCCGGCGACCCCGTCGTACCGCGGTCGCGAAGTCCTCGCGCCGCCTCAGCCGGTTCTCGGTGGGCAGCACGACGTCATGACCCGATTGGGATCAGGCGGACAGACGGGCGCGACCCTTGCTGCGGCGGGACGCGAGAATCGCGCGGCCGGCACGGGTGCGCATACGCAGCCGGAAGCCGTGGGTCTTGGCGCGGCGACGGTTGTTCGGCTGGAAGGTGCGCTTGCTCACTCGGGGGCTCCAGAAAGACTCGGTGTTTGCGGGGTGCCGTCTTGGCTGTCACCGTGCGCCCACGAGTAGCTCGCGTTACGCCCGAGTGCACCGCTGACCGATCAACTTGCGCGATCTGTGCCCATCGGAGGCAGGCGGCAGCAGCCATCGACAACTCGACCTGTTTACGGTACGCGCGGCTGCGCCATTCGGTCAAACCGGCGACGGCCGGGGGACACTTGTCCACAGCCTGGGGACAACAACTTGAACCGTACCGGCCGCGCTGACTACCGTGACTGGACTCCGATTCGTTCCCTTGACCCTTCACCACCCGATTTACATCCCGACCCGTCCTTCGCTTCACACGATCGAGGGACCTGTGAGAGAGCGTGCCCTGTGGCTGACGTACCTGCCGATCTTGCCGCAGTGTGGCCACGCGTCCTGGAGCAACTCCTCGGCGAAGGCCGCGGGCAGGGAGTCGAGGGCAAGGACGAACACTGGATCCGGCGCTGCCAGCCCCTGGCACTCGTCGCCGACACGGCCCTGCTCGCCGTGCCCAACGAATTCGCCAAGGGCGTGCTCGAGGGCCGCCTCGCGCCCGTCGTCAGCGAGACCCTGAGCCGGGAGTGCGGCCGCCCGATCCGCATCGCGATTACCGTCGACGACACCGTCGGCGAGCCCTCGCCACCGCCGGTGCCGCGTCCCCAGCCGCGCTACGAGGAGCCCGAGCTCCCGCCCGGCCGCCAGGACCGCCCCGACCGCCCCGACCGCCTTGAGCGGCAGGACCGGCAGGACCGGCAGGACCGCGAGCCCTACGAGACGTACGACGGCTACGACGGCTACGGCCGCCGCCGCGCCGACCAGCACTCCGGCGACCAGCTCCCCACCGCGCGCCCCGCCTACCCGTCGGAGTACCAGCGCCCGGAGCCCGGCTCCTGGCCGCGGCCGGGGCAGGAGGAGTACGGCTGGCAGCAGCAGCGCCTCGGCTTCCCCGAGCGTGACCCGTACGCCTCGCCCCCGCAGGACGGCGCCTACGGCTCCCCGGACTCGTACGGCTCCCAGGACGGCTACGGCGGCCCGCCCGCGCAGGACTACCGCCCGCAGCCCATGGACCGCCCGCCGTACGACCAGCAGCGCTCCGACTACGAGCCGTCGCGCGGCGACTACGACCAGCGCGACGCCCGGCGCCGCGAGCTGCCCGAACCGCCCCCCGGCTCCGGGCACGTCCACCGCGGCGGCCCGGTGGGCCCGAACCTGCCCACCACCGGCGCGCCCGGCCCGCTGGCCGCGCAGCCGGCGCCGGCGACCGGCCCCGGTGAGCCGACCGCGCGGCTGAACCCGAAGTACCTCTTCGACACCTTCGTCATCGGCGCGTCCAACCGCTTCGCGCACGCGGCCGCGGTCGCCGTCGCCGAGGCGCCGGCGAAGGCGTACAACCCGCTGTTCATCTACGGGGAGTCGGGGCTCGGCAAGACACACCTGCTGCACGCGATCGGGCACTACGCGCGAAGCCTCTACCCCGGCACCCGGGTGCGGTACGTGAGCTCCGAGGAGTTCACCAACGAGTTCATCAACTCCATCCGCGACGGCAAGGGCGACAGCTTCCGCAAGCGGTACCGCGAGATGGACATCCTGCTCGTCGACGACATCCAGTTCCTGGCGGACAAGGAGTCGACGCAGGAGGAGTTCTTCCACACCTTCAACACGCTCCACAACGCCAACAAGCAGATCGTGCTCTCCAGCGACCGGCCGCCCAAGCAGCTGGTCACGCTGGAGGACCGGCTGCGGAACCGTTTCGAGTGGGGCCTGATCACCGACGTCCAGCCGCCGGAGCTGGAGACGCGCATCGCGATCCTGCGCAAGAAGGCGGTGCAGGAGCAGCTGAACGCCCCGCCGGAGGTGCTGGAGTTCATCGCCTCCCGGATCTCGCGGAACATCCGTGAGCTGGAGGGCGCGCTGATCCGGGTGACGGCGTTCGCCTCGCTCAACCGGCAGCCGGTGGACCTGGGCCTCACGGAGATCGTCCTCAAGGACCTGATGCCCGGCGGTGACGACTCGACGCCGGAGATCACCTCGACGGCCATCATGGGCGCCACGGCGGACTACTTCGGCCTCACGGTCGAGGACCTGTGCGGCAGCTCCCGGGGCCGCCAGCTGGTCACGGCCCGCCAGATCGCCATGTACCTGTGCCGCGAGCTGACGGACCTCTCCCTGCCGAAGATCGGCGCGCTGTTCGGCGGCCGGGACCACACCACGGTGATGCACGCCGACCGCAAGATCCGCAATCTGATGGCCGAGCGGCGCTCCATCTACAACCAGGTCACGGAGCTCACCAACCGCATCAAGGCCGGCTGAGCGGCCCACCGCCGGACGACTTGGGTCGAGGGCGCCCCCGGAGCGATCCGGGGGCGCCCTTCTTCGTGTCCCGCCCCGAGCCCTCTCGAGCCTCCCGAGCCCCCTTGAGGGGCCCCGGAGGCCCGCGGCGACCCACGGTCGGCCGCCGGCCGACCGCCGGCCGGCCTCCCCGGCGCACCCGCTCTGTTCGATTCCGGGACGGGGTTACGGCCTTCCTCCACAGATTCGGCGACTTTTTCCCGTCCACATCCTGGGGACCGGGAAGTTGTCCCGATTCTTTCCACAGGCACGCCTGTTGAGGGATCATCAGGCCAGGTCAACCGGCTGTGGAAACGTGGACGAACGATCTCCACAGACTGTGGACAAAGCGCGGGCCGCTCAGCCGCGTGT carries:
- the rsmG gene encoding 16S rRNA (guanine(527)-N(7))-methyltransferase RsmG, encoding MTEAAELPPAPEQAREVFGNRFEDAVRYAELLAEAGVQRGLIGPREVPRLWERHLLNCAVLSEVVPEGVTVCDVGSGAGLPGIPLALVREDLKITLLEPLLRRTNFLTEVVELLGLDHVTVVRGRAEEVMGKLTPVHVVTARAVAPLDRLATWGIPLLRPYGEMLALKGDTAEEELKSAATALSKLGAVETSIVHVGEGVVDPMSTVVRVEVGESPGGVRFAAKRAKAARTGRARRRR
- a CDS encoding Jag family protein, producing MTEGTTAAAGEGTDTLSRLEQEGEIAADYLEGLLDIADLDGDIDMDVEADRASVSIISDAGTRDLQKLVGRDGEVLEALQELTRLAVHRETGDRSRLMLDIDGYRAKKRSELSELGAKAAAEAKSSGEAVKLDPMTPFERKVVHDAVKAAGLRSESEGEEPQRFVVVLPA
- the yidC gene encoding membrane protein insertase YidC, which encodes MDTIASLFSFITTPVSWVIVQFHSVYGAVFGPDTGWAWGLSIVSLVILIRICLIPLFVKQIKATRAMQTLQPEMKKIQERYKNDKQRQSEEMMKLYKETGTNPLSSCLPILAQSPFFFALYHVLNSIASNDTIGVINTRLLESAQKAHIFGAPLAAKFTDSSAKVEALNSSLTDVRVVTAIMIVLMSLSQFYTQRQLMTKNVDTTVKTPFMQQQKMLMYVFPVIFAVFGINFPVGVLVYWLTTNVWTMGQQMYVIHNNPTPGSKAQAAYLERLTKHVTHQGKTRNRRERAIVKAIVAKGRDRNEYERKFINGLNKAGLAAQADGMVIKSEGTAAAQSDDGTPGTGAAPKRQQPKRQSKSQRQTGPAKAAGEPTSLTKSDDEPEDDGKPAAPAKKGGAKPAGSTRSRAQSGQRKGPQRPKSSSKK
- the yidD gene encoding membrane protein insertion efficiency factor YidD, producing the protein MKYPLLALIKIYQWTISPLLGPVCKYYPSCSHYGYTAIDRHGAIKGTALTAWRILRCNPWSLGGVDHVPPRKRPRWHEMLRNAWRARRGGTSAAEPATEGQTSPTGQTSPPSPAAETPSHAQGA
- the rnpA gene encoding ribonuclease P protein component, translated to MLPTENRLRRREDFATAVRRGRRAGNRHLVVHLRSGATDPHAPGESAPPSRAGFVVSKAVGGAVVRNKVKRRLRHLMRQRVDRLPPGSLVVVRALPGAGDADHAQLARDLDAALRRLLGGGAR
- the rpmH gene encoding 50S ribosomal protein L34 codes for the protein MSKRTFQPNNRRRAKTHGFRLRMRTRAGRAILASRRSKGRARLSA
- the dnaA gene encoding chromosomal replication initiator protein DnaA; this translates as MADVPADLAAVWPRVLEQLLGEGRGQGVEGKDEHWIRRCQPLALVADTALLAVPNEFAKGVLEGRLAPVVSETLSRECGRPIRIAITVDDTVGEPSPPPVPRPQPRYEEPELPPGRQDRPDRPDRLERQDRQDRQDREPYETYDGYDGYGRRRADQHSGDQLPTARPAYPSEYQRPEPGSWPRPGQEEYGWQQQRLGFPERDPYASPPQDGAYGSPDSYGSQDGYGGPPAQDYRPQPMDRPPYDQQRSDYEPSRGDYDQRDARRRELPEPPPGSGHVHRGGPVGPNLPTTGAPGPLAAQPAPATGPGEPTARLNPKYLFDTFVIGASNRFAHAAAVAVAEAPAKAYNPLFIYGESGLGKTHLLHAIGHYARSLYPGTRVRYVSSEEFTNEFINSIRDGKGDSFRKRYREMDILLVDDIQFLADKESTQEEFFHTFNTLHNANKQIVLSSDRPPKQLVTLEDRLRNRFEWGLITDVQPPELETRIAILRKKAVQEQLNAPPEVLEFIASRISRNIRELEGALIRVTAFASLNRQPVDLGLTEIVLKDLMPGGDDSTPEITSTAIMGATADYFGLTVEDLCGSSRGRQLVTARQIAMYLCRELTDLSLPKIGALFGGRDHTTVMHADRKIRNLMAERRSIYNQVTELTNRIKAG